The genomic segment GACACACCCGAGAGCGAAAGTTGGCCCAGCCTGCGGTCCATGAGGCCCCGAACCCGGATTTGTCGAACCGCAGCCGAAAGTAGGCAGGCCGACCGGTCTCGAGATGCGCCAGAACCTCATCAGCCCAGCCCGGCGGCAGCATCGTGTCGGCGTGCAAGAAGAGCAGCCACTCCCCTCGCGCCATCTCTGCGCCGCGTCGTAACTGGCCGCCGCGCGACGGTGAGCCGGTGACAAGCTCCGCCCCGGCCTCCTCGGCAATCGCAAGCGTTGCATCCTCCGACCCGCCATCCGAAATCACCAACTCGCGGATCAGCCCGGCCGACAAGCCTTCGGCCAGCGTCGACAGGCCGCGCATCAGCCCGGTTTCGGCATTGAGTGTCGGGATGATGACTGACAGTTTCGCGCGCATGACTCTCCCCTGTTGCCGTGGGCACGGGCACCTATATTACAGGGGGAAAGGAAACGGGAGGCACGATGACACGCGCGATCTATGAAATCACCGGCAGCGATGCCGAGCATTTTCTGCAAGGCCTTGTGACCAACAATGTCTCGAAGCTGTCCGAAGGGCCGGTTTATACCGCGCTGCTGACGCCACAGGGCAAGTACATCGCCGACTTCATCCTGTTCCGCCGGGACGAGGCGATCATGCTGGATGTCGACCAGTCGCTGGCCGACGACCTTGTCAAGCGTCTCAGGATGTACAAGCTGCGTTCGAACGTGACGATCGAGGAGAGCCCCCTGAAGGTCTACCGCGGCACCGGCCCGGCGCCCGAGGGCGCCCTGCCCGACCCGCGCCACCCCGAACTGGGCTGGCGGCTTTACGGCAATGAGGAAGGCGATGACGGCACCGATTTCGACGCCATCCGGGTGGCGCACTGCATCCCCGAAACAGGAGTTGAGCTGACACCGGACACCTTCATCCTCGAGGCCGGATTCGGCCGGCTGAACGGGGTCGATTTCCGCAAGGGCTGTTACGTCGGGCAGGAGGTGACTGCCCGGATGAAGCATAAGACCGAGCTGAACAAGGGGCTCGTGCCTGTGATGGTCGAAGGCGCCGCTCCGGTTGGAACAGAAGTCACGGCCGATGGCAAACCGGCCGGCACGCTGTTCACTCAGGCTGACGGGCGCGGCATCGCCTATCTGCGCTTCAACCGCGCGAAGGGCGAGATGCGCGCAGGCGACGCGACGGTCACCTACGCGGAATGAGCCGCACGGCGCAGATCGAGGGGGCGCTGGGTCAACGCGTCGCCCGTCTTGTGCCGCTGCACGGTGGCGATCTGTCGGACGTCGCCCGGGCCGATCTCGAAGATGGCCGCGAGGTTGTCGTAAAGACCGGCCCGATGGTTGAAATGGAGGCGCGCATGCTGCAGGCGATGCGCGCCGCCAACGCGCCGGTGCCCGAGGTTCTTCATACCGAGCCGGGGCTGATCCTTTTGCAGCATCTGACAGAAACGCCGCCCTCCCCCGAAAGTTACCGCGCCCTCGGAGCGGCCCTGGCCCAGCTTCATGGCACCGAAGGCAACAGCTACGGCTGGCCGGAACCCTATGCATTCGGTCCCGTCGAAATCCGGAATACCCAAGACGGGCACTGGCCCACCTTCTGGGCCGAGCACAGGCTGCAGCCGTTTCTGGATGTGGTGCCTAAGGAAACGGCCGAAAGGCTCGAAACGCTGTGTATCAGGCTGCCCGACCTCTTGCCGGCGCAACCGCGCCCGGCACTGCTGCATGGAGATATCTGGATGGGCAACGCGCTTTTCTCGGGCGCCGCCGCCTATCTGATAGACCCGTCCTGCTATCACGGCGACCCGGTGGTCGACCTTGCGATGCTCAACCTCTTCGGACAGCCGCCGACCGAGGTCATGGAGGGCTACGGTTCTCTGGCTGCGGGCCTTGAGGCCAGGCAACCGATCTACCAGCTCTGGCCCGCGCTGGTGCACCTGCGCCTGTTCGGCGCAGGGTACCACGGTCTTGTCACACGGCTGCTCGGCCGTGCCGGTGTCTGAGGTTCAGGCGCGCTCGGCGTATTCCATCGTCTCGGTGTTCACGACGATATCCTCGTCGGGGCCCACGAAGGGCGGCACCATGACCTTGACGCCGTTGTCGAGCACTGCGGGCTTGAAGCTGTTGGCCGCAGTCTGGCCCTTCACCACCGGTTCCGTTTCGACCACCTTGCACACCACTTTCTGCGGCAGCGTCGCGTTCAACGCCTCGCTTTCGTAGAATTCCACGGTGATGGTCATGCCGTCCTGCAGGAACGGGCGGCGTTCGCCGAGGATGTCGGCGGGCAGCTCGATCTGCTCGTAGGTTTCGGCATCCATGAAGATCAGCATCCCGTCGTTTTCGTACAGGAACTGCTGGTCTTTCTGCTCCAGCCGGACACGGTCGACCTTGTCGGCACTCCGGAAGCGCTCGTTCAATTTCGAGCCGTTGCGAAGGTTGCGCAGCTCGACCTGTGCAAACGCGCCACCCTTTCCAGGTTTCACGTGGTCGACCTTCACGGCGCTCCATAGACCGCCGTTATGCTCCAGCACGTTGCCGGGGCGAATTTCATTTCCGTTGATCTTGGGCATCGTGACTTTCCCATGACAGAAGGTTGATCATATTTCGACCAACCCTATATCTGGGGATGCAATGGTGGGCAAGACGACGAAATCTCGTGCTGCAGGTGCAGAAAGATATGCAGAAAATGCAACCTAGCTATGCAACACAGGGCTATCCGAATCGAACAAACTTCGTCATAACCATCGCCACGCCGAAAAGACAAGAGCAATAAAAGCAAGGACGAATCATGAAAGATTTCGTTGACGGCACGGCCTTCAATGCTGAACAGGGCAACCGTGCTCGCAAACTGTTCGCGGCCGTGGTACTGGCCGCACTGGACGATGCCATTTCTGACGACAAGAAATATGGCAATGGTCCGGAGCAGATCGCCCGTTGGGCGCGTTCGCGCGACGGTCGTGAAGTGCTGAGCTGTGCCGGTATCGACCCCAACGAGCGGGTTGTGACCGGCCTGATGGAATTCGTGTCGAAAGGTGTTCGCACCTCTGTCGCGCTGTCGCGTGAGGAGAGCGAGCGCCGCAATGCTGCCGCGACTCTGGCCGCCCAGGCCGAAGCCGCCTGACACTCTTTTCCTGACCTGACGAAAAGGCCCTGCCCCTGCGGCGGGGCTTTTTCATTTCTGTGGGTGCCAATGACGCAAGGTCACCGAGAACGACACGCGCCGATCTTCTTGCTGGAAGGTCTGCCGGCATCTGCGAGAGATCATGCGGCGGCGTTTTCATGGCTTTCCCCATGCGGATGCGCGCTGTATCACGGCACACGCAGTATGAGGGCGCGGCATGGCAAAGGCGATCATGATCCAGGGCGCGGGCTCGAATGTCGGCAAGTCCATGATCGTGGCAGGGCTGGCGCGGGCCTGTGCCAACCGGGGGTTCAACGTGGCCCCCTTTAAACCCCAGAACATGTCGAACAACGCGGCCGTCACGGTCGACGGCGGCGAGATCGGCCGCGCGCAGGCGCTTCAGGCTCTGGCGGCCCGCAAGCCGGCGCATACCGACATGAACCCCGTACTGCTGAAGCCGGAAACGGACATCGGCGCACAGGTCATCGTGCAGGGCAAACGCTTTGCCACGCTCAGGGCGCGGGACTATTCAAAGCGGAAACCCAGCCTGCTGGCGGCCACGCTCGAGAGTTTTCATCGGTTGAGCCGTGACGCAGATATCGTGCTGGTCGAGGGTGCGGGAAGCCCGGCCGAGATCAATCTGAGGGCGGGCGACATCGCCAACATGGGGTTTGCCGAAGCGGCGGGCGTGCCGGTGATCCTGGTGGGTGACATCGACCGGGGTGGCGTCATCGCCCAGGTCGTCGGCACCCAGGCGATCCTTGATCCGGCCGATGCCGGCCGAATAAAAGGTTTTGCGATCAACAAGTTTCGGGGCGACGTGAGCCTCTTCGACGACGGCCTGGCAGAAATCGTGCGGCGCACCGGCTGGCCTTCGCTCGGCGTGCTTCCGTGGTTCGAAGACGCCTGGCGCCTGCCTGCGGAAGACGTGATGGACCTCAGGAACCGACCCGGGGGGCAATTCAAGGTGGCCGTGCCACGGCTTGGCCGGATTGCGAATTTCGACGATCTCGACCCGTTGTCGGGAGAGCCGGACGTGACCGTCGAGATCGTCGAGCCGGGCCGGCCCCTGCCCGGCGACGCCGATCTCGTGCTGATCCCGGGCAGCAAGTCGACCATTGCCGACCTTGCGCACTTTCGTGCGCAGGGCTGGGATATCGACCTGACAGCGCATATCCGGCGCGGCGGGCACGTGATGGGCGTCTGCGGCGGCTACCAGATGCTCGGCCGCACGATCGCGGACCCGGAGGGACTCGAGGGCGCGCCGGGCGAAGTTCCCGGACTTGGGCATCTCGACGTGGCAACCGTGATGAAACCTGAAAAGCACCTTGCCCTGACCCAGGCCACCTACCGGGCGACCGGAGGCCTTGTCGAGGGCTACGAGATACATCTTGGCGAGACCACCGGACCCGATTGCGCACGGGCATGGCTGGATATCGGCGGCACCCCCGAAGGGGCATCCAGTGCCGACGGCCGCATACGCGGATGCTACCTGCACGGGCTCTTTGCCTCGGACGGGTTCCGAAAGAGCTTTCTGGAAGAGCTTGGCGCGCGCTCGGACCTGTTCTTCACCGACAATGTCGACAAGACGCTGGACGCGCTGGCACAACATCTGGAGACGCATTTCGCCATCGACCAACTCCTGGGGCTCGCAGAGCCCGTGAAGGTCGACGCCTAGTCGATACCCTGGCTCGTAAGCGCCCGGTGGATTTCGCGACGCACGAGCTTGCGGACGTTACGCGTGATCCGCTCGCCCAACGCCCCCTGAAGTTCCTGCCGTACGATTTCGCTGACCATGTCGCGAAGCGCATCCTCGTCGAGAACCGCATCTTCGGAATACCATGACCCGGCTTCGGACGGGCTGGTATTGTCTCCCTCTTCCTCGGCAAGACGATCAGAGCCGGTTGAAGCGGCGGCCGCTTCCTCGAACGTATCTTCTGCGAGGTACGTGTCAGGTTTGGCATCTTGGGCACTGAAATTTGCCTCTGACTCGTCCACGTCGGTAACGTCTTCCTCGACATCCTGCCAAGGAAGCGGCGATTGCGGGCCCGCGGCATAGTCGTCATCCGACGTGCCGTCCGGCTCCCATTCCTCGTCTTTCTCGGCCACCGCGGTCTCAAACCCCGCGATGCGTGCCTCGAGAGCCTTCAGGTCGATATCGCCGGTGTCGCCTTCATCTTCGTCCTCGAAATCGGCAACATGAAGGTCTTCCGGTGCCGGCTCTTCCTGGGCAATGGGTCCATCTTCGGCCGTATCAGCGACCAGGGCTGCGTCATCCTCGAGGTCATCCCAATCGTCTCGCACGGCAGCCAGCGTATCCGCTGCGCCGTCGTCGACGTCATCGGCATGTCCAAGGTCCGCCTCGTCAGGGGCCGTTTCTGCCTTCTCTGACCCGGTCTCAGGCTCTTCGATGCGGTCATGGATGCCGCTACGGATGAAGTGGGGAAGATCCTTGAGAATATCCTCGTCGGTTTCCTCGGCGCGTGCCTCGACGATTTCCGCGTCTTCGATACCGTCGAACCGGCCTTCATCCCAAGCCTGCGCCTCGGGCGCTTCGATTTCCATCTCCGTCGAATCGTCGCTCTCTTCGTCCACCCGCTGGGCGGGGGTCAGAACAAGCTTCGCCTCGCGCTGCTGCGCAGCGGTGCGTGGCTCGTCACGACGCTTCGGTTCCTCGCGTTCTTCCGCGGAAACCAGCCGCCGAATAGACGACAGAACGTCCTCGATTTCGACATTCGTTACGGGGTCTGACATGCTCAATTACCGTTCTTGCCTTCGGATAGTCTACCGCCGAGGGCCTCTTCGCACAACAATTTAGGGAGGATTCTATTCTTTCCCAATCGCCCGCAACACACGTTCGAGCTTCTGGCCCTGCGGGCTGATCGGAACCGGCGCATCCTTGACCAGGTTGTAATATGCCTCGGGGTCATAGGTCTGCACGTTCAAGCGCAGGTCTTTCGCGGTCAGTTCACCAATCGTTTCAAGCACCTGGTAAGCCGCGATATAGAGATCGGTCTCTGCCGAAATCAGGCCCGCCTGCGCGTCGAGCAGCTCCTGTTCGGCATCCAGCACGTCAAGCGTGGTCCGGGCGCCCAGCTTGGCCTCTTCCCGGACACCTCGGAAAGCGACGCGCGCGGCGCGCACCTGTTCCTGCCCGGCCTGCCGGCTGGCCTGGGCGGCACGCAGAATGGCATAGGCGTTGCCGACATCCGCGACCACCTGCTTCTGGGTCACGTGAAGCTGACCACGCAGCGAGTCGGCCTGCGCCATCGCCTGACGCCGGGCCGAACTCAGCAAACCGCCCTGGTAGATCGGACCGGAGACCGTGACGCCGATGCTGCCCGACCGGGTGTAATCGGTGCCGTCAATCTCTTCCCCCGCGCCAAGGCGGGTCGTCAGGCTGACGCTCGGCTTCATCGCCGCCTCGGCAGCGGCCACGGTCAGCTCTGCCGAGGAGACGTCATACTGGGCCTTGCGCATGTCGGGGTGGTTCCGCACCGCAATGGATTTGGCCGTATCGATGTTGCCCGAAAGATTGGGCAACTGCCGCGGTGCACGCAACTGGCCCGGCGCACGCCCGACAGCGGACCGGTATTCCTCGACGGCTTGCGTCAGATCGCCCTGTGCCGTGGCCAGACCGCTCTGGGCCGACGCCAGCCGCGCTTCGGCCAGTGCCACGTCGGTGCGGGTCACCTCGCCCACTTCGAACCGGTCATTCGCGGCGCGCAATTCCTGGCGCAGAAGCCGCAGGTTGTTCTGACGCACCGACACCAGCTCGCCGGTGCGACGTACGTTCATGAAGGCCGCAACGGCACGCAGCAGAACTTGCTGCTCGATGTTGCGCAGCGATTCGCGGGTCGCCAACACCGTTTCCTTGGCCGCCTGCAGCCGCAGGTTGGTGCGCCCGAAATCGAACAGAAGCAGATCGAGTGAAATCCCGAGGTTCAGATCGTTCGAATCCGAGCCGCGCATGACCCCGCCCGTGCGGGTTGTCCCGAACGTCCGGGTGATATCGGCCGACCAGTTGATGATCGGGCGCAGCTCCGCGACGATCTGCGCGACGCTTTCATCCGCGGCCCGCAGAAGGGCGCGGTTCTGCTCCAGCAGGCCGCTGTTCTCATAGGCGCTGACCAATGCGTCGGCGAGCGTTTCGGCCGATGCGGCCTGCGGTTGCGCGAAACCAAGGATAACGGCGGACACGGCACCGATAACGCGGGTCTTGAACGGGACTCTCATATCGGCGCTCTGCGGCCTCCTCGTTAAATTACAGGGTAAAGGCGCTATGCCGCTCGAACCCGGGAAGAACCGGCGCACCGGCGTTGAAGGAAAACCGCCACGTCATCTTGCCGTCGATCTTGTAGCCGATACGGACCGCACCAAGCGTACCTTCCATGAAGAGGCACGCAATGCGCCCACCGTCCTTGAGCTGATCGGTCAGCGCCTCGGGCAGGTGCGCCACGGCACCTTCGATCACGATCACGTCAAAGGGGCCGTGCTCGGCCGCGCCTTCGGTCAGCGGGCCTTCGTGAACCGCAACGTTGTCAGCTCCAAGTTCGGGCAGGAGCGACTGCGCCTCGGTCGCCATCTCGCTGTCTTCCTCGACCGCGACGACGGCCTGCGCCATGTGGGCGATCACGGCCGCCGAATAGCCCAGCGCGCTGCCGATATCGAGCACCAGTTCGTCCTGCTGGATGTCGAGCGCATCGAGTATCTTTGCCAGCGTGCGCGGATCGAGAACCACCCGGTTGCCGCCCAGGTCGACGTTGTCGCCCATATAAGCCGCCTCGCGCAGATGATCCGGCACGAAGGCTTCGCGCGGAACGGAAAGCATCGCGTTGATGATCGGAAACTTGGTCACATCGGAAGGTCTGACCTGGGTATCGACCATCATCGTCCGGCGGGCAGCGTAGTCAGTCATGTTGCTAAACTCTTGCGTTCAGTCCTGTCCTGAATGTTGTGACACATATCCCTACGCCCGACAATGTCAATCAACCCTCGAACCGGCGCTGTCGGGCCTTGCGCATGGCAGAGCGATCATATAATTCGATGCAACCACTTCTTAGGCGGCGAGTTGGCGGAGTGGTGACGCAGCGGATTGCAAATCCGTGTACACCGGTTCGATTCCGGTACTCGCCTCCACCGTCCTACAGACAGCGTATCGCATGGTTTCAAAGCCGACCCTAAGGCAGGATCGCTTGCGCCATGCGCGTTGGCGCGAAGCCCGACCGGTGCTTGCGTTGCAGGATCGACGGTTCGTTTGCGCCCGGTTGCCCAAAAATGCAGCGCATTCGGTTGACCGGAGCATTGGCAACACCCGACCGGTCGTTCAGCAGGCTCCAAAGGGCCTCAGTATCGTCCCGCCGGAATCGCCCGGCAACTCGGCATCGCTGCGTGATTGCCCCTCGCATTCCATCAAGCCAAGCCGTCACGAGCGGCCAAACCGGAACCAGTTT from the Roseovarius indicus genome contains:
- a CDS encoding protein-L-isoaspartate O-methyltransferase family protein encodes the protein MTDYAARRTMMVDTQVRPSDVTKFPIINAMLSVPREAFVPDHLREAAYMGDNVDLGGNRVVLDPRTLAKILDALDIQQDELVLDIGSALGYSAAVIAHMAQAVVAVEEDSEMATEAQSLLPELGADNVAVHEGPLTEGAAEHGPFDVIVIEGAVAHLPEALTDQLKDGGRIACLFMEGTLGAVRIGYKIDGKMTWRFSFNAGAPVLPGFERHSAFTL
- a CDS encoding fructosamine kinase family protein codes for the protein MSRTAQIEGALGQRVARLVPLHGGDLSDVARADLEDGREVVVKTGPMVEMEARMLQAMRAANAPVPEVLHTEPGLILLQHLTETPPSPESYRALGAALAQLHGTEGNSYGWPEPYAFGPVEIRNTQDGHWPTFWAEHRLQPFLDVVPKETAERLETLCIRLPDLLPAQPRPALLHGDIWMGNALFSGAAAYLIDPSCYHGDPVVDLAMLNLFGQPPTEVMEGYGSLAAGLEARQPIYQLWPALVHLRLFGAGYHGLVTRLLGRAGV
- a CDS encoding DUF6280 family protein, which gives rise to MKDFVDGTAFNAEQGNRARKLFAAVVLAALDDAISDDKKYGNGPEQIARWARSRDGREVLSCAGIDPNERVVTGLMEFVSKGVRTSVALSREESERRNAAATLAAQAEAA
- a CDS encoding CAF17-like 4Fe-4S cluster assembly/insertion protein YgfZ, whose protein sequence is MTRAIYEITGSDAEHFLQGLVTNNVSKLSEGPVYTALLTPQGKYIADFILFRRDEAIMLDVDQSLADDLVKRLRMYKLRSNVTIEESPLKVYRGTGPAPEGALPDPRHPELGWRLYGNEEGDDGTDFDAIRVAHCIPETGVELTPDTFILEAGFGRLNGVDFRKGCYVGQEVTARMKHKTELNKGLVPVMVEGAAPVGTEVTADGKPAGTLFTQADGRGIAYLRFNRAKGEMRAGDATVTYAE
- a CDS encoding TIGR04283 family arsenosugar biosynthesis glycosyltransferase, coding for MRAKLSVIIPTLNAETGLMRGLSTLAEGLSAGLIRELVISDGGSEDATLAIAEEAGAELVTGSPSRGGQLRRGAEMARGEWLLFLHADTMLPPGWADEVLAHLETGRPAYFRLRFDKSGFGASWTAGWANFRSRVCHLPYGDQGLLISREEYDRAGGYPDIALMEDVAMARKLGRRLVPLPVTVTTSADRYTQDGWFRRGARNLSFLLRYRLGADPERLARRY
- the efp gene encoding elongation factor P, which codes for MPKINGNEIRPGNVLEHNGGLWSAVKVDHVKPGKGGAFAQVELRNLRNGSKLNERFRSADKVDRVRLEQKDQQFLYENDGMLIFMDAETYEQIELPADILGERRPFLQDGMTITVEFYESEALNATLPQKVVCKVVETEPVVKGQTAANSFKPAVLDNGVKVMVPPFVGPDEDIVVNTETMEYAERA
- a CDS encoding TolC family outer membrane protein — its product is MSAVILGFAQPQAASAETLADALVSAYENSGLLEQNRALLRAADESVAQIVAELRPIINWSADITRTFGTTRTGGVMRGSDSNDLNLGISLDLLLFDFGRTNLRLQAAKETVLATRESLRNIEQQVLLRAVAAFMNVRRTGELVSVRQNNLRLLRQELRAANDRFEVGEVTRTDVALAEARLASAQSGLATAQGDLTQAVEEYRSAVGRAPGQLRAPRQLPNLSGNIDTAKSIAVRNHPDMRKAQYDVSSAELTVAAAEAAMKPSVSLTTRLGAGEEIDGTDYTRSGSIGVTVSGPIYQGGLLSSARRQAMAQADSLRGQLHVTQKQVVADVGNAYAILRAAQASRQAGQEQVRAARVAFRGVREEAKLGARTTLDVLDAEQELLDAQAGLISAETDLYIAAYQVLETIGELTAKDLRLNVQTYDPEAYYNLVKDAPVPISPQGQKLERVLRAIGKE
- a CDS encoding cobyric acid synthase, whose amino-acid sequence is MAKAIMIQGAGSNVGKSMIVAGLARACANRGFNVAPFKPQNMSNNAAVTVDGGEIGRAQALQALAARKPAHTDMNPVLLKPETDIGAQVIVQGKRFATLRARDYSKRKPSLLAATLESFHRLSRDADIVLVEGAGSPAEINLRAGDIANMGFAEAAGVPVILVGDIDRGGVIAQVVGTQAILDPADAGRIKGFAINKFRGDVSLFDDGLAEIVRRTGWPSLGVLPWFEDAWRLPAEDVMDLRNRPGGQFKVAVPRLGRIANFDDLDPLSGEPDVTVEIVEPGRPLPGDADLVLIPGSKSTIADLAHFRAQGWDIDLTAHIRRGGHVMGVCGGYQMLGRTIADPEGLEGAPGEVPGLGHLDVATVMKPEKHLALTQATYRATGGLVEGYEIHLGETTGPDCARAWLDIGGTPEGASSADGRIRGCYLHGLFASDGFRKSFLEELGARSDLFFTDNVDKTLDALAQHLETHFAIDQLLGLAEPVKVDA